Proteins from a single region of Streptomyces griseiscabiei:
- a CDS encoding sugar ABC transporter ATP-binding protein yields MAEPRPVLEMTGIVKEFPGVRALSGVDFRLFPGEIHALMGENGAGKSTLIKVLTGVYTLDGGTITLDGESVGFASPLQAQQAGINTVYQEVNLCPNLSVAENIFIGREPTRFGRIQWKRLRKEAAELVDRLGLDIDVTAPLSSYPLAVQQLVAIVRSVGTGGEEGKGTKVLVLDEPTSSLDRDEVLELFRLMRRLKDEGVAILFVSHFLDQIYEICDRMTVLRNGTLVGEHMVSELDQVGLIQLMIGKDLDQLEELHEQQLHADVGETLLHADGLGRTGGIAPFDLDIKKGEVVGLAGLLGSGRTELARLLFGADQPDSGKVTVGGKQVPMSAPNDAIAAGVAFCSENRKTEGLVPDLTVRENIILALQASRGWTRPIPAAQRDELVAKYIKALDIRPANPEARVGQLSGGNQQKVLLARWLITQPKLLILDEPTRGIDIGAKAEIQKLVVSLSEDGMSVLYIAAELEEVLRLSHTIGVLRDRKLVAKLTNGPEITTSRILETIASGEHGENQ; encoded by the coding sequence ATGGCAGAGCCGCGGCCCGTCCTGGAAATGACGGGCATAGTCAAGGAATTTCCGGGGGTACGGGCTCTGTCCGGCGTCGACTTCCGGCTCTTCCCCGGCGAGATACACGCTCTGATGGGCGAGAACGGCGCCGGAAAATCAACGCTGATCAAGGTACTGACCGGGGTGTACACCCTGGACGGCGGCACGATCACCCTGGACGGCGAGTCCGTGGGGTTCGCCAGCCCCCTCCAGGCGCAGCAGGCCGGGATCAACACGGTCTACCAGGAGGTCAACCTCTGCCCCAACCTCTCGGTGGCGGAGAACATCTTCATCGGCCGTGAGCCCACCCGCTTCGGCCGTATCCAGTGGAAGCGGCTGCGCAAGGAGGCCGCGGAGCTGGTCGACCGGCTCGGCCTCGACATCGACGTGACGGCCCCGCTGTCCTCGTACCCGCTGGCCGTGCAGCAACTGGTCGCGATCGTACGGTCGGTGGGCACCGGCGGCGAGGAGGGCAAGGGCACCAAGGTCCTCGTCCTCGACGAGCCGACCTCCAGCCTCGACCGCGACGAGGTCCTCGAACTCTTCCGGCTGATGCGGCGGTTGAAGGACGAGGGCGTGGCGATCCTCTTCGTCTCCCACTTCCTCGACCAGATCTACGAGATCTGCGACCGCATGACCGTGCTGCGCAACGGCACCCTCGTCGGCGAGCACATGGTCAGCGAGCTCGACCAGGTCGGCCTGATCCAGCTGATGATCGGCAAGGACCTGGACCAGCTGGAGGAACTGCACGAGCAGCAGCTGCACGCCGACGTCGGCGAGACCCTGCTGCACGCGGACGGCCTCGGCCGCACGGGCGGGATCGCCCCCTTCGACCTGGACATCAAGAAGGGCGAGGTCGTGGGCCTCGCCGGACTGCTCGGTTCGGGCCGCACCGAACTCGCCCGGCTGCTCTTCGGCGCCGACCAGCCCGACAGCGGCAAGGTCACCGTGGGCGGCAAGCAGGTCCCGATGAGCGCACCGAACGACGCCATCGCCGCCGGGGTCGCGTTCTGCTCGGAGAACCGCAAGACCGAGGGCCTCGTCCCCGATCTGACGGTCCGCGAGAACATCATCCTGGCCCTCCAGGCGTCCCGCGGCTGGACCCGGCCCATCCCGGCCGCCCAGCGCGACGAACTGGTCGCCAAGTACATCAAGGCCCTCGACATCCGGCCGGCCAACCCCGAGGCCCGCGTGGGGCAGCTGAGCGGCGGCAACCAGCAGAAGGTGCTGCTCGCCCGCTGGCTGATCACCCAGCCGAAGCTGCTGATCCTGGACGAGCCGACGCGCGGCATCGACATCGGCGCCAAGGCCGAGATCCAGAAACTGGTCGTCTCCCTCTCCGAGGACGGCATGTCCGTCCTCTACATCGCGGCCGAGCTGGAGGAGGTCCTGCGCCTCAGCCACACCATCGGCGTGCTGCGCGACCGCAAGCTGGTGGCGAAGCTGACCAACGGCCCGGAGATCACCACCAGCAGGATCCTGGAGACCATCGCGAGCGGCGAACACGGAGAGAACCAGTGA
- a CDS encoding substrate-binding domain-containing protein codes for MLNRRNFLTAAVGVVAATGLTACAKDDGGSTGSDSSGGGSKKITLGFSQVGSESGWRSANTDSVKSAAKEAGYTLKFSDAQQKQENQISAIRSYIAQKVDVIAFSPVVVTGWDAVLKEAKAAKIPVVLTDRSVETSDDSLFVTLVGSDFTDEGRRAAKILEKVLETAGHKGKVKIAQLEGTTGAAPAIERAKGFKEVMDAEHKDDWEIVVSQTGDFTRAGGKQVMAAFLQSNPDINVLYAHNDDMGIGAIQAIEAAGKKPGKDILIVTVDGVKDGFVAMSEGKINAIVECNPLLGPQLMEVVQTVHDGGTVERWIKTKESDFMQDQAKDALPTRKY; via the coding sequence ATGCTCAACAGACGTAACTTCCTCACCGCGGCGGTCGGCGTGGTGGCCGCGACCGGTCTGACGGCCTGCGCCAAGGACGACGGCGGCTCCACCGGCTCGGACTCCTCCGGCGGCGGCAGCAAGAAGATCACCCTCGGCTTCTCCCAGGTCGGCTCGGAGAGCGGCTGGCGCAGCGCCAACACCGACTCGGTGAAGTCCGCGGCCAAGGAGGCGGGTTACACCCTCAAGTTCTCCGACGCGCAGCAGAAGCAGGAGAACCAGATCTCCGCGATCCGCAGCTACATCGCGCAGAAGGTCGACGTCATCGCCTTCTCGCCGGTGGTCGTCACCGGCTGGGACGCGGTGCTCAAGGAGGCCAAGGCGGCGAAGATCCCGGTCGTCCTCACCGACCGCTCGGTCGAGACCTCCGACGACTCCCTGTTCGTCACCCTGGTCGGCTCCGACTTCACGGACGAGGGCCGCCGCGCCGCCAAGATCCTGGAGAAGGTCCTGGAGACGGCCGGCCACAAGGGCAAGGTGAAGATCGCCCAGCTGGAGGGCACCACCGGTGCCGCCCCGGCGATCGAGCGCGCCAAGGGCTTCAAGGAGGTCATGGACGCCGAGCACAAGGACGACTGGGAGATCGTCGTCAGCCAGACCGGCGACTTCACCCGCGCCGGCGGCAAGCAGGTCATGGCGGCCTTCCTGCAGTCCAACCCGGACATCAACGTCCTGTACGCCCACAACGACGACATGGGCATCGGCGCCATCCAGGCCATCGAGGCGGCCGGCAAGAAGCCCGGCAAGGACATCCTCATCGTCACGGTCGACGGTGTGAAGGACGGCTTCGTGGCCATGTCCGAGGGCAAGATCAACGCCATCGTCGAGTGCAACCCGCTGCTCGGCCCCCAGCTGATGGAGGTCGTCCAGACGGTCCACGACGGCGGCACGGTCGAGCGCTGGATCAAGACCAAGGAGAGCGACTTCATGCAGGACCAGGCCAAGGACGCCCTCCCCACCCGCAAGTACTGA
- a CDS encoding LacI family DNA-binding transcriptional regulator, with protein sequence MTHSQLRPPTMADVARQAGVSHQTVSRVLGDHPNVKHETRARVQRAIEEMGYRRNSSARALVTRRTQTLGVVASNTTLYGPASTLFALEEAARAEGYLVSTVSLRELTVETLSEAVDRLSDGGVEGVIALAPQRSAVAALAELRHPFPVVAVGTGSGSEIPSVNVDQELGARLATGHLLAAGHRRVWHLAGPEDWQEAADRTVGWRATLEEAGVEPPQPLRGDWSPLSGYRAGQELAGWVGRGLTAVFVANDQMALGVLRALREAGVRTPQDVAVVGFDDIPESEFFAPPLTTVRQDFTTVGRRGIALLLDLIEGRTPAGPSRIAIEPQLVVRASTFPYLPQPGTPPGG encoded by the coding sequence GTGACCCACTCGCAGCTCCGGCCGCCCACCATGGCCGACGTGGCACGCCAGGCCGGTGTCTCCCACCAGACCGTCTCCCGCGTCCTGGGGGACCACCCCAACGTCAAGCACGAGACCCGGGCCAGGGTGCAGCGCGCGATCGAGGAGATGGGCTACCGCCGCAACTCCTCCGCACGGGCCCTGGTGACCCGGCGCACCCAGACCCTGGGCGTGGTCGCCTCCAACACCACGCTCTACGGCCCCGCCAGCACGCTGTTCGCGCTGGAGGAGGCGGCCCGCGCCGAGGGGTATCTCGTCTCGACGGTCAGTCTGCGCGAACTGACCGTGGAGACCCTCTCCGAGGCCGTCGACCGCCTCAGCGACGGCGGTGTGGAGGGGGTGATCGCCCTCGCCCCGCAGCGCTCGGCGGTCGCGGCCCTCGCCGAACTCCGCCACCCCTTCCCGGTGGTGGCCGTCGGCACGGGCTCCGGTTCCGAGATCCCGAGCGTCAACGTGGACCAGGAACTGGGCGCGCGGCTGGCCACCGGCCATCTGCTCGCCGCGGGGCACCGCAGGGTCTGGCACCTCGCCGGACCCGAGGACTGGCAGGAGGCGGCGGACCGTACCGTCGGCTGGCGGGCCACCCTCGAAGAGGCCGGCGTGGAACCGCCGCAGCCGCTGCGGGGGGACTGGAGTCCGCTGTCGGGCTACCGGGCGGGCCAGGAACTGGCCGGCTGGGTGGGCCGCGGTCTGACCGCCGTCTTCGTCGCCAACGACCAGATGGCACTGGGGGTGTTGCGCGCGCTGCGGGAGGCGGGCGTCCGCACTCCCCAGGACGTGGCGGTGGTCGGCTTCGACGACATCCCGGAGTCGGAGTTCTTCGCCCCGCCGCTCACCACCGTCCGGCAGGACTTCACCACGGTGGGCCGGCGCGGTATCGCGCTCCTGCTCGACCTGATCGAGGGCCGGACCCCTGCCGGGCCGTCCCGGATCGCCATCGAACCCCAACTCGTCGTCCGCGCCAGCACCTTCCCGTACCTTCCCCAGCCGGGGACCCCTCCGGGCGGCTGA
- a CDS encoding SCO2400 family protein — MDYCHPCQRHLNGALSCSGCGASAEECRAHADASAARGDSAVDERGPAGGDVPGTSGVPDPFGEPSGGRRARGRGRGRGARAARTDRDDAIEGATGSGTADAADSSEVTGALDDSGAPGGGRRSRSQGRGRGARAGRRDRKAAAHRRRRRRMLLAGAGLLLAVGGLSLAELGMEAPPKEPRAAVVDDASDVSPSATDDAEGAGDGSGTAGGDDAEDGKKPDKSASPSASKSEKPEDEDDAEDEGRPKDRSASNASATPAPSAQDPTADPGGTDAPTAEPTADEPAPEPSPSQTCKQFLWWCS; from the coding sequence ATGGATTACTGCCACCCGTGCCAACGGCACCTCAATGGCGCCCTCTCCTGCTCGGGGTGCGGCGCGTCGGCCGAAGAGTGCCGGGCCCACGCGGACGCGTCGGCCGCCCGGGGCGACTCGGCCGTGGACGAACGCGGTCCGGCCGGGGGCGACGTCCCCGGCACCTCCGGCGTCCCCGACCCCTTCGGTGAGCCGAGCGGCGGTCGCCGTGCCCGGGGCCGGGGCCGCGGCCGGGGTGCGCGGGCGGCGCGGACCGACCGGGACGACGCCATCGAGGGCGCGACCGGGAGCGGCACCGCGGACGCCGCCGACTCCTCCGAGGTCACCGGCGCCCTCGACGACTCCGGGGCTCCGGGCGGCGGACGCCGGTCCCGGTCCCAGGGCCGCGGCCGGGGTGCGCGGGCCGGCCGCCGGGACCGCAAGGCCGCGGCGCACCGGCGCCGACGCCGCCGGATGCTGCTGGCCGGAGCCGGTCTACTGCTCGCGGTGGGCGGACTGAGCCTCGCCGAACTCGGCATGGAGGCACCGCCGAAGGAGCCCCGCGCGGCCGTGGTGGACGACGCCTCCGACGTGTCCCCGTCGGCCACGGACGACGCCGAGGGGGCCGGTGACGGCTCCGGCACCGCCGGCGGCGACGACGCCGAGGACGGGAAGAAGCCGGACAAGTCGGCCTCCCCCTCGGCCTCGAAGTCCGAGAAGCCCGAGGACGAGGACGACGCCGAGGACGAGGGCCGGCCCAAGGACCGCTCGGCCTCCAACGCCTCGGCGACCCCGGCCCCTTCGGCGCAGGACCCCACCGCCGATCCCGGGGGCACCGACGCCCCGACCGCCGAACCGACCGCGGACGAACCCGCTCCGGAGCCCAGTCCCTCGCAGACGTGCAAGCAGTTCCTGTGGTGGTGCTCCTAG
- a CDS encoding mandelate racemase/muconate lactonizing enzyme family protein: protein MRITGISTHVVGTPWRNLTYVLVHTDEGLTGVGETRMLGHTDALLGYLHEAQTNHILGSDPFAVEDLVKRMKYGDYGRAGEIVMSGIAVIEMACWDIKGKALGVPVWQLLGGKVTDKVKAYANGWYTTERTPEAYHKAAQGVMERGYKALKIDPFGTGHFELDHEQSLYAVSLIEAVRDAIGPDAELMLEMHGRFSPSTAVRLAKDLAPFKPAWLEEPCPPENLKALEKVAAKVDIPVATGERIHDRIEFRELFESQAVDIIQPDVGHIGGIWETRKLAATAETHYTLVAPHNVGGPVLTAASLQVGFTSPNFKILEHFNDFADAEIKKVVSGAPEVVDGYFHLSDKPGLGVELDVDAAKEFPQQQARFDLWAEGWEQRKPKGNA from the coding sequence GTGCGCATCACGGGAATCAGCACGCACGTGGTCGGGACGCCGTGGCGGAACCTGACCTACGTACTGGTGCACACCGACGAGGGGCTCACCGGCGTCGGCGAGACCCGCATGCTGGGCCACACCGACGCGCTGCTCGGCTATCTGCACGAGGCACAGACCAATCACATTCTCGGGTCCGACCCGTTCGCTGTCGAGGATCTCGTCAAGCGGATGAAGTACGGCGACTACGGTCGGGCCGGCGAGATCGTGATGTCGGGCATCGCCGTCATCGAGATGGCCTGCTGGGACATCAAGGGCAAGGCCCTGGGCGTGCCCGTCTGGCAGCTGCTCGGCGGCAAGGTCACCGACAAGGTCAAGGCGTACGCCAACGGCTGGTACACCACCGAGCGCACGCCCGAGGCGTACCACAAGGCGGCGCAGGGCGTCATGGAGCGCGGGTACAAGGCGCTCAAGATCGACCCCTTCGGCACCGGCCACTTCGAGCTGGACCACGAGCAGAGCCTGTACGCCGTCTCGCTGATCGAGGCCGTGCGCGACGCCATCGGGCCGGACGCCGAGCTGATGCTGGAGATGCACGGCCGGTTCTCGCCCTCGACCGCCGTCCGGCTCGCCAAGGACCTGGCGCCCTTCAAGCCCGCGTGGCTGGAGGAGCCGTGCCCGCCGGAGAACCTGAAGGCGCTGGAGAAGGTCGCCGCCAAGGTCGACATCCCGGTGGCCACGGGTGAGCGGATCCACGACCGGATCGAGTTCCGGGAGCTCTTCGAGAGCCAGGCCGTGGACATCATCCAGCCCGACGTCGGCCACATCGGCGGCATCTGGGAGACCCGCAAGCTGGCCGCGACCGCCGAGACCCACTACACGCTGGTCGCGCCGCACAACGTGGGTGGTCCGGTGCTCACCGCGGCCTCCCTCCAGGTCGGTTTCACCTCCCCCAACTTCAAGATCCTGGAGCACTTCAACGACTTCGCGGACGCGGAGATCAAGAAGGTCGTCTCGGGTGCCCCGGAGGTCGTGGACGGCTACTTCCACCTCTCCGACAAGCCCGGCCTCGGTGTCGAGCTGGACGTGGACGCGGCGAAGGAGTTCCCGCAGCAGCAGGCCCGCTTCGACCTGTGGGCCGAGGGCTGGGAGCAGCGCAAGCCCAAGGGGAACGCGTGA
- a CDS encoding zinc-dependent alcohol dehydrogenase — MSASPEAAEAGTPAVAVVIEAPGEHRLVPHEARQPAAGEALVRVHASGICGSDREVFQGNRPEGYVRYPLTPGHEWSGTVTAVGDGVPSSLVGRKVVGEGFRNCQVCDRCHAGETTLCSAGYEETGFTQPGAMATSLTLPARLLHVLPDDADLTAAALLEPAACIAAAALKANAVPGERVAVVGTGTLGMFAVQFLKAASPAELLVVGTRPDRAELSKRFGATDFRTKDQELPGDFDVVIETAGSADAARTAAALLRRGGRLVLTGIPAPGADGLDPTDLVVRQLEVHTVFGAAPDAWAHTVRVFGAGLLDPLPLVTHELPLEEFPQAIELVGSGDPTVGKVLLRP, encoded by the coding sequence GTGAGCGCCTCGCCCGAGGCGGCCGAGGCCGGCACCCCGGCCGTCGCCGTCGTCATCGAGGCACCGGGCGAGCACCGGCTCGTCCCGCACGAGGCCCGGCAGCCGGCGGCCGGCGAGGCCCTGGTCCGGGTGCACGCCTCCGGGATCTGCGGCAGCGACCGCGAGGTCTTCCAGGGCAACCGGCCCGAGGGGTACGTCCGTTACCCGCTCACACCGGGCCACGAGTGGTCCGGTACGGTGACCGCCGTGGGTGACGGTGTTCCTTCAAGTCTTGTAGGGCGCAAGGTAGTTGGCGAGGGCTTCCGCAACTGCCAGGTGTGCGACCGCTGCCACGCGGGCGAGACCACCCTGTGCTCGGCCGGGTACGAGGAGACCGGGTTCACCCAGCCCGGTGCGATGGCCACCAGCCTCACGCTGCCCGCCCGGCTGCTGCACGTCCTGCCGGACGACGCGGATCTGACGGCGGCGGCGCTGCTGGAGCCGGCCGCGTGCATCGCGGCCGCCGCGCTCAAGGCGAACGCCGTTCCCGGCGAGCGGGTCGCCGTGGTGGGCACCGGGACGCTCGGGATGTTCGCCGTTCAGTTCTTGAAGGCGGCCTCCCCCGCCGAGCTGCTCGTCGTGGGCACCCGGCCGGACCGGGCCGAGCTGTCGAAGCGGTTCGGCGCGACGGACTTCCGGACCAAGGACCAGGAGCTTCCGGGCGACTTCGACGTGGTCATCGAGACCGCCGGGTCCGCGGACGCGGCCCGCACGGCCGCCGCCCTGCTGCGGCGCGGCGGGCGGCTGGTCCTCACGGGCATCCCGGCGCCGGGCGCGGACGGGCTCGACCCGACGGACCTCGTCGTACGGCAGCTGGAGGTGCACACGGTGTTCGGCGCGGCGCCGGACGCCTGGGCGCACACCGTGCGGGTCTTCGGGGCCGGACTGCTGGACCCGCTGCCGCTCGTCACGCACGAGCTGCCGCTGGAGGAGTTCCCGCAGGCCATCGAGCTGGTGGGGTCGGGCGACCCGACCGTCGGAAAGGTCCTGTTGCGGCCATGA
- the chvE gene encoding multiple monosaccharide ABC transporter substrate-binding protein, producing the protein MRTRRAALAAMASAASLALTLSACGQSGEGGSEEKGGSTEGATIGIAMPTKSSERWIADGNNVVKDLESKGYKTKLVYGEDDPDQQVGQIENLITQGVKALIVAAIDNKSMNNVLQQAADADIPVISYDRLILGTKNVDYYASFDNEKVGELQGNYILEKLGLADGSKKGPFNVELFAGSNDDNNTRYFFQGAMNVLQPYIDKKQLVVKSGQTELNQVTTLRWDGGTAQKRMDDILTSAYKSDRVDAVLSPYDGISIGILSALKSDDYGSKSKPLPIVTGQDAEVASVKSIIADEQSMTVYKDTRELAKVASNMVDALLNDKKPETNDTKTYDNGSKVVPAYLLEPVSVDKSNYKETVVDSGYIKESDLN; encoded by the coding sequence ATGCGCACTCGCCGAGCCGCACTCGCCGCCATGGCCTCCGCCGCCTCCCTCGCCCTGACCCTGTCCGCCTGCGGCCAGAGCGGTGAGGGTGGCAGCGAGGAGAAGGGCGGCAGCACCGAGGGCGCCACCATCGGCATCGCGATGCCGACCAAGTCGTCCGAGCGCTGGATCGCCGACGGCAACAACGTCGTGAAGGACCTGGAGTCCAAGGGCTACAAGACCAAGCTGGTCTACGGCGAGGACGACCCCGACCAGCAGGTCGGCCAGATCGAGAACCTGATCACCCAGGGTGTGAAGGCCCTCATCGTCGCGGCGATCGACAACAAGTCGATGAACAACGTGCTGCAGCAGGCCGCCGACGCGGACATCCCGGTCATCTCCTACGACCGTCTGATCCTCGGCACGAAGAACGTCGACTACTACGCGTCCTTCGACAACGAGAAGGTCGGCGAGCTCCAGGGCAACTACATCCTGGAGAAGCTGGGCCTCGCGGACGGCTCCAAGAAGGGCCCGTTCAACGTCGAGCTGTTCGCCGGCTCCAACGACGACAACAACACCCGCTACTTCTTCCAGGGCGCCATGAACGTCCTGCAGCCCTACATCGACAAGAAGCAGCTCGTCGTCAAGTCCGGCCAGACCGAGCTGAACCAGGTCACCACCCTGCGCTGGGACGGCGGCACCGCCCAGAAGCGCATGGACGACATCCTGACCTCCGCGTACAAGAGCGACCGCGTGGACGCCGTCCTCTCCCCCTACGACGGCATCTCCATCGGCATCCTCTCGGCGCTGAAGTCGGACGACTACGGCTCCAAGAGCAAGCCGCTGCCGATCGTCACCGGCCAGGACGCCGAGGTCGCCTCGGTGAAGTCGATCATCGCCGACGAGCAGTCGATGACGGTCTACAAGGACACCCGTGAGCTGGCCAAGGTCGCCTCGAACATGGTCGACGCGCTGCTGAACGACAAGAAGCCCGAGACGAACGACACCAAGACCTACGACAACGGGTCCAAGGTCGTCCCGGCGTACCTGCTGGAGCCGGTCAGCGTCGACAAGAGCAACTACAAGGAGACCGTCGTCGACTCCGGTTACATCAAGGAGAGCGACCTCAACTAG
- the mmsA gene encoding multiple monosaccharide ABC transporter ATP-binding protein, translated as MAGPVLEMRSIVKTFPGVKALSDVTLTVRQGEVHAICGENGAGKSTLMKVLSGVHPHGSYTGDILFEGEPCEFKDIRASEQRGIVIIHQELALSPYLSLAENIFLGNEHAKGGFIDWRETLRHGTELLRRVGLSDHPDTRVADIGVGKQQLLEIAKALSKKVKLLILDEPTAALNDEDSDKLLDLILELKKQGITSIIISHKLNEIRKVADSVTILRDGQTIETLDVKAAETTEDRIISGMVGRDLEHRFPERTPHEPEQGASPALEIRNWTVHHPIDQQRKVVDDVSVQVRRGEIVGIAGLMGAGRTELAMSVFGRTYGRYSGGTVLKDGKEIRTRTVPEAVDHGIAYVTEDRKHYGLNLIDTINRNISLSALGKVAKVGVVDEHEERKVAERFRKSMNIKAPTVFEPVGKLSGGNQQKVVLSKWIFAGPDVLILDEPTRGIDVGAKYEIYTVIDKLAAEGKAVVFISSELPELLGMCDRIYTMAAGRLTGEFSRAEATQESLMRQMTKDKEVTR; from the coding sequence ATGGCGGGACCCGTCCTGGAAATGCGCTCGATCGTCAAGACCTTTCCCGGCGTAAAAGCGCTGTCGGACGTCACGCTGACCGTCCGGCAGGGCGAGGTCCACGCCATCTGCGGGGAGAACGGCGCCGGCAAGTCGACCCTCATGAAGGTCCTCTCCGGCGTCCACCCGCACGGCAGCTACACGGGCGACATCCTCTTCGAGGGTGAGCCCTGCGAGTTCAAGGACATCAGAGCCAGCGAGCAGCGCGGCATCGTCATCATCCACCAGGAGCTGGCGCTGTCGCCGTACCTCTCCCTCGCGGAGAACATCTTCCTCGGCAACGAGCACGCCAAGGGCGGGTTCATCGACTGGCGGGAGACCCTGCGGCACGGCACCGAGCTGCTGCGCCGGGTCGGGCTCTCCGACCACCCGGACACCCGGGTCGCCGACATCGGCGTGGGCAAGCAGCAGCTCTTGGAGATCGCCAAGGCGCTCTCCAAGAAGGTGAAGCTCCTCATCCTGGACGAGCCGACGGCCGCCCTGAACGACGAGGACAGCGACAAACTCCTGGATCTCATCCTGGAGTTGAAGAAGCAGGGCATCACCTCGATCATCATCTCCCACAAGCTGAACGAGATCCGCAAGGTCGCCGACTCGGTGACGATCCTCCGCGACGGCCAGACCATCGAGACCCTCGATGTGAAGGCCGCGGAGACCACCGAGGACCGGATCATCAGCGGCATGGTGGGGCGCGACCTGGAGCACCGTTTCCCGGAGCGCACCCCGCACGAGCCGGAGCAGGGCGCCTCGCCCGCTCTGGAGATCCGCAACTGGACCGTGCACCACCCGATCGACCAGCAGCGCAAGGTCGTCGACGACGTGTCCGTCCAGGTGCGGCGCGGTGAGATCGTCGGCATCGCGGGCCTGATGGGCGCGGGCCGTACCGAACTGGCGATGAGCGTCTTCGGCCGCACCTACGGCCGCTACAGCGGCGGCACGGTCCTCAAGGACGGCAAGGAGATCCGTACCCGGACCGTCCCCGAGGCGGTCGACCACGGCATCGCCTATGTCACCGAGGACCGCAAGCACTACGGCCTCAACCTCATCGACACCATCAACCGGAACATCTCGCTCAGCGCGCTGGGCAAGGTCGCCAAGGTCGGCGTGGTGGACGAGCACGAGGAGCGGAAGGTCGCCGAGCGGTTCCGCAAGTCGATGAACATCAAGGCGCCGACCGTCTTCGAGCCGGTCGGCAAGCTCTCCGGCGGCAACCAGCAGAAGGTCGTCCTCAGCAAGTGGATCTTCGCCGGTCCCGATGTGCTGATCCTGGACGAGCCGACCCGGGGTATCGACGTCGGCGCCAAGTACGAGATCTACACGGTCATCGACAAGCTGGCGGCCGAGGGCAAGGCGGTCGTCTTCATCTCCTCCGAGCTGCCGGAACTGCTCGGAATGTGCGACCGCATCTACACGATGGCCGCAGGGCGGCTGACGGGTGAGTTCTCGCGTGCCGAGGCCACGCAGGAATCACTGATGCGTCAGATGACGAAGGACAAAGAGGTAACCCGATGA
- the mmsB gene encoding multiple monosaccharide ABC transporter permease codes for MSTDVTAKSPAPAPPGKSGSAAGGGLLQLVLDGLRSNMRQYGMLIALGLIVALFAVWTNGDLLLPRNVSNLVLQNSYILILAIGMMLVIIAGHIDLSVGSLTAFIGSMAAVFMVDNDIAWPLAVLLCLAVGAAAGAVQGFFIAYLGIPSFIVTLAGMLVFRGLTEIFLKGQTLGPFPEGLQKVANGFLPEVGPETNYHNLTLLVGFAVIAFVVIQEFRDRRRQQEFALDVPPMNLFVLKLVAISAALLTVTMLLASYKGAPIVLLILGALVVGFGYVMRNAIIGRHIYAIGGNLPAAKLSGVKDKKVTFLIFLNMGMLAALAGLVFAARFNAASPKAGLNFELEAIAAAFIGGASMSGGVGTVLGAIIGGLVLGVLNNGMNLVGIGTDWQQVIKGLVLLAAVGFDVWNKRKGGN; via the coding sequence ATGAGCACGGATGTGACCGCCAAGAGCCCGGCCCCCGCGCCGCCCGGCAAGAGCGGGTCGGCGGCGGGTGGCGGCCTGCTCCAGCTGGTGCTGGACGGCCTGCGCAGCAACATGCGGCAGTACGGCATGCTGATCGCGCTCGGTCTGATCGTGGCGCTGTTCGCCGTGTGGACCAACGGTGACCTGCTGCTGCCGCGCAACGTCTCCAACCTGGTGCTGCAGAACAGCTACATCCTGATCCTCGCGATCGGCATGATGCTGGTCATCATCGCCGGCCACATCGACCTGTCCGTGGGCTCGTTGACCGCGTTCATCGGCTCGATGGCCGCCGTCTTCATGGTCGACAACGACATAGCGTGGCCACTGGCGGTGCTGCTGTGTCTGGCCGTGGGTGCCGCGGCGGGCGCCGTGCAAGGGTTCTTCATCGCGTATCTCGGCATACCGTCGTTCATCGTGACCCTGGCGGGCATGCTCGTCTTCCGCGGTCTCACCGAGATCTTCCTCAAGGGGCAGACCCTCGGTCCGTTCCCGGAGGGCCTGCAGAAGGTCGCCAACGGCTTCCTCCCCGAGGTCGGCCCGGAGACGAACTACCACAACCTGACGCTGCTGGTGGGCTTCGCCGTCATCGCGTTCGTGGTGATCCAGGAGTTCCGCGACCGGCGCAGGCAGCAGGAGTTCGCGCTCGACGTGCCGCCGATGAACCTGTTCGTCCTCAAGCTCGTCGCGATCTCCGCCGCCCTGCTCACCGTCACCATGCTGCTCGCCAGCTACAAGGGCGCCCCGATCGTGCTGCTGATCCTCGGCGCGCTGGTCGTCGGCTTCGGCTATGTGATGCGCAACGCGATCATCGGCCGGCACATCTACGCCATCGGCGGCAACCTGCCCGCCGCCAAGCTGTCCGGTGTGAAGGACAAGAAGGTCACCTTCCTGATCTTCCTCAACATGGGCATGCTGGCCGCGCTGGCCGGTCTGGTCTTCGCCGCCCGCTTCAACGCGGCGTCCCCGAAGGCCGGCCTCAACTTCGAACTGGAGGCCATCGCCGCCGCGTTCATCGGCGGCGCGTCGATGAGCGGCGGCGTCGGCACCGTGCTCGGCGCGATCATCGGTGGTCTCGTCCTCGGTGTCCTCAACAACGGTATGAACCTCGTCGGCATCGGCACCGACTGGCAGCAGGTCATCAAGGGCCTCGTGCTGCTGGCCGCCGTCGGCTTCGACGTGTGGAACAAGCGCAAGGGCGGCAACTGA